A region from the Desulfitobacterium dehalogenans ATCC 51507 genome encodes:
- a CDS encoding DEAD/DEAH box helicase, with protein sequence MSAERLQSFGEISLSKQTLQALSEMGFEEPSPIQKAAIPVAIDGVDLIGQAQTGTGKTAAFGIPICEKINPKFQAVQALILTPTRELAVQVSEEISKIGKYRHVKPLPIYGGQSIDRQIRALRFGSQVVVGTPGRILDHLNRGTLKLQYVKMVVLDEADEMLDMGFVEDIETILKQVPREERQVMLFSATMPPEIKKLAQNYMSQPKSVAVSRDELTVPLIEQVFYEARDKIKVDALCRIIDMEDIGQAIIFCRTKRGVDELVAALEARGYFADALHGDLSQQQRDRVMKKFRDGKVELLVATDVAARGLDIDNVTHVINFDIPQDPESYVHRIGRTGRAGRKGQAITLISSREYRQLRLIERLIKTRIVRKELPTLADVSERQAENLKNHLVKILQRGHLGTYRSIVGSLLEEYDSVDVAAAALKFAVEGVDERIEEEDDIAFGNTGAAPGMVRLFMNIGRLQQVRPQDIVRWIADESGIPGNIIGMINIYDKFTFVEIPEQHASRVLSCMHQNMIKGRKVNVEPAKAR encoded by the coding sequence TTGAGTGCAGAACGTTTACAATCTTTTGGTGAAATAAGTTTGAGCAAACAAACTCTCCAAGCATTATCGGAAATGGGGTTCGAGGAACCCTCGCCGATTCAGAAAGCAGCGATTCCCGTGGCTATAGATGGAGTGGACCTAATTGGACAGGCCCAAACCGGTACAGGAAAAACAGCTGCCTTTGGGATTCCCATCTGTGAAAAAATCAACCCTAAGTTTCAGGCGGTTCAAGCCCTTATTTTGACACCAACTCGGGAATTGGCAGTTCAGGTGTCGGAAGAGATCAGCAAGATCGGAAAATATCGCCATGTTAAACCCTTACCCATTTATGGAGGTCAATCCATAGACCGCCAGATCCGGGCACTGCGTTTTGGCAGCCAAGTGGTTGTAGGAACTCCGGGCCGTATCCTCGACCATTTAAATCGTGGGACGTTAAAACTACAGTACGTAAAAATGGTGGTTCTGGACGAAGCCGACGAAATGCTGGATATGGGATTTGTTGAAGATATAGAAACTATCCTTAAGCAGGTTCCCAGGGAAGAGCGCCAGGTTATGCTTTTCTCCGCTACAATGCCGCCGGAAATCAAGAAATTGGCTCAGAATTATATGAGTCAACCAAAATCTGTAGCCGTAAGCCGTGATGAACTCACAGTTCCTTTGATTGAGCAAGTCTTTTATGAAGCCAGAGACAAGATTAAAGTCGACGCCCTGTGCCGGATTATCGATATGGAAGATATCGGCCAAGCCATCATCTTTTGCCGGACCAAAAGAGGGGTTGATGAGCTTGTAGCTGCTTTGGAGGCAAGAGGGTATTTTGCTGATGCTCTGCATGGTGACTTAAGCCAGCAGCAGAGAGACCGGGTCATGAAGAAGTTCCGTGATGGCAAGGTCGAACTCCTTGTGGCTACGGACGTGGCAGCCCGGGGACTGGATATCGATAATGTCACACATGTTATTAACTTCGATATTCCCCAGGATCCGGAGTCTTATGTCCATCGTATCGGACGTACCGGCAGAGCCGGGCGCAAAGGTCAAGCCATTACTTTGATTTCCTCCCGGGAATACCGCCAACTTCGTTTGATCGAACGCTTGATTAAGACCCGGATCGTACGCAAAGAATTACCGACCTTAGCCGATGTCAGTGAACGGCAAGCAGAAAATCTCAAGAATCATCTTGTTAAGATTTTACAACGAGGCCACCTGGGAACCTATCGTTCCATCGTGGGCTCCTTGCTGGAGGAGTATGACTCCGTGGATGTAGCGGCGGCAGCCTTGAAGTTCGCCGTGGAGGGTGTTGACGAGCGAATTGAAGAGGAAGATGATATTGCCTTTGGTAATACGGGAGCAGCTCCCGGCATGGTCCGCCTCTTTATGAATATCGGCCGTCTTCAGCAAGTCCGTCCTCAGGACATTGTGCGTTGGATAGCAGACGAAAGCGGGATTCCCGGCAATATTATCGGGATGATCAACATCTATGATAAATTTACTTTTGTGGAAATCCCGGAACAACACGCCAGCCGTGTTCTCAGCTGCATGCATCAGAACATGATCAAAGGCCGTAAGGTCAACGTGGAACCGGCTAAGGCCAGATAA
- a CDS encoding competence/damage-inducible protein A, whose translation MKAEIVATGTEILLGQTLNTSAHYLTGKLSELGIEVDYHTTVGDNKERLRKVILQGIERSDLLMITGGTGPTEDDLSKELIAQIFGLNMILDPPSHEKIQEFFAIRGSEMPKAEEKQAYFPEGSQILPNHFGTAPGAIVQKNNKTIILLPGPPSEMEPMFKSYVWPFLERIAQGDSARMYVRVMKVVGLGESELEELLRDFMGRHDPSMTLLCKHSEMHIRLVVRGNADEAAGILAQAESVIRERLGDKVFGTDEDTMLELVSRGLKEHRLTLATAESCTGGLLGAQLTQQPGSSDFYLGGVISYSNALKEGFLGVSSQTLCQYGAVSAETAREMAVGIRNRTQADLGISITGIAGPGGGSQEKPVGLVYIGLATSEGIKAHKFQFHGGRDSIRQLAVQAALDWIRRYMLNIERG comes from the coding sequence ATGAAAGCTGAAATTGTTGCAACTGGAACGGAAATACTATTAGGACAGACCTTAAATACGAGTGCACACTATCTTACAGGAAAGTTATCTGAATTAGGAATTGAAGTGGATTACCATACGACGGTTGGAGATAACAAAGAACGGTTGAGAAAGGTAATCCTACAAGGAATAGAACGATCGGATCTGCTTATGATTACCGGAGGGACAGGGCCAACGGAAGACGATCTCTCCAAGGAACTCATTGCGCAGATTTTTGGATTAAACATGATTCTTGATCCGCCTAGTCACGAAAAGATTCAAGAGTTTTTCGCCATAAGAGGCAGCGAAATGCCTAAGGCGGAAGAGAAACAAGCATACTTTCCTGAAGGATCTCAAATTCTTCCCAATCATTTTGGGACAGCACCAGGGGCTATTGTCCAAAAGAATAATAAGACCATCATCCTCTTGCCGGGCCCTCCATCGGAAATGGAGCCTATGTTCAAGAGCTATGTATGGCCATTTTTGGAGCGAATAGCTCAAGGAGATTCTGCGAGAATGTACGTTCGAGTGATGAAGGTTGTGGGCTTGGGGGAGTCGGAGTTGGAAGAGCTACTCCGAGATTTCATGGGAAGGCATGATCCCAGCATGACCTTGCTTTGCAAGCATTCTGAAATGCATATCCGCTTAGTGGTGAGAGGGAATGCCGATGAAGCCGCAGGGATTCTCGCTCAAGCTGAAAGCGTGATTCGTGAGCGACTCGGGGATAAGGTATTCGGAACGGATGAGGATACCATGCTTGAACTTGTCAGTAGGGGATTGAAGGAACATCGGTTGACTCTTGCCACGGCGGAATCATGTACGGGTGGACTATTGGGTGCACAGCTTACCCAACAGCCTGGAAGTTCGGATTTCTATCTGGGTGGAGTCATCAGTTATTCCAACGCTCTGAAGGAAGGTTTTTTGGGAGTGAGTTCCCAGACCTTGTGCCAATATGGTGCTGTCAGTGCTGAGACAGCACGGGAAATGGCCGTAGGTATCCGAAATCGTACCCAAGCAGATCTTGGCATTAGTATTACTGGAATTGCCGGACCCGGAGGAGGAAGCCAGGAAAAGCCTGTTGGATTAGTCTATATTGGCTTAGCTACTTCGGAAGGTATCAAAGCGCATAAGTTTCAGTTTCATGGAGGCCGTGATTCAATTCGTCAGCTGGCTGTTCAAGCTGCCCTGGATTGGATTCGCCGTTATATGTTGAATATTGAAAGGGGTTAA
- a CDS encoding AAA family ATPase has protein sequence MGLAKDIAAGVGLGLFFYLWVSGYNVLPIGFLVLLAVMFWKFIPRPMVGGSEKGVRISGGTVDFEDIGGQNAAKKELQEALDFLLYSERMRELGIRPLKGILLSGPPGTGKTLLAKAAARYTDSVYLAVSGSEFVEMYAGVGAERVRKLFKKARETAKKEKKDRAIIFIDEMDILGAKRGSNVSHHEYDQTLNQLLVEMDGLGNSEQGSQILVIAATNRAEALDPALLRPGRFDRQVKVDLPDKEGRLAILTIHTKNKPLAPCVDLEQIAQETYNFSGAHLESVTNEAAVFALRNDAQEINMSHFREAVEKVLLGEKLDRKPTDEELQRVAIHEGGHALLAEHVRPHSVSQISIRSRGNALGYVRHYPKDDLYLYTQAMIEEQIMVALAGAIAEEAILGTRSTGAAGDYEQALHMVEKMLASGMSTLGVVDVAKLGAEQRQQVTGEILEQLEERTRQIILERKGLLEKVVQVLKIEEVLDGERLRLLIEENAA, from the coding sequence ATGGGATTGGCTAAAGATATAGCAGCCGGGGTTGGACTAGGATTGTTTTTTTATCTTTGGGTTTCCGGTTATAATGTTTTGCCCATTGGATTTTTGGTGCTTTTGGCCGTTATGTTTTGGAAGTTTATCCCCCGACCTATGGTAGGAGGATCTGAAAAAGGGGTCCGGATTTCCGGCGGCACAGTTGATTTTGAAGATATAGGCGGTCAGAATGCCGCTAAAAAAGAACTGCAGGAGGCCCTGGACTTTCTCTTATACAGTGAACGCATGAGGGAACTGGGGATTCGGCCTCTGAAAGGTATCCTTTTATCCGGTCCGCCGGGAACTGGAAAGACCTTATTGGCTAAGGCGGCGGCTCGTTATACGGATTCTGTTTACTTAGCCGTTTCAGGCAGTGAGTTTGTGGAAATGTACGCAGGTGTGGGAGCGGAGCGGGTAAGGAAACTCTTCAAAAAGGCAAGAGAGACGGCTAAAAAAGAAAAGAAAGATCGGGCAATAATTTTTATTGATGAGATGGATATTCTTGGAGCTAAGCGAGGCAGCAATGTCTCCCACCATGAATACGATCAGACTCTCAACCAGCTTCTGGTGGAAATGGATGGGCTGGGAAACAGTGAACAAGGTTCCCAAATTTTAGTTATTGCTGCCACTAACCGTGCAGAAGCACTGGATCCGGCTCTTTTGCGTCCGGGGCGTTTTGATCGTCAGGTCAAGGTGGACTTACCGGATAAAGAAGGGCGTTTAGCCATCCTCACTATTCATACTAAAAACAAACCTTTGGCTCCCTGTGTGGATCTGGAGCAGATTGCCCAAGAAACCTATAATTTTTCCGGTGCTCATTTGGAAAGCGTAACCAATGAAGCGGCAGTCTTTGCTCTAAGGAATGATGCTCAGGAAATTAACATGTCTCATTTCCGGGAAGCGGTTGAAAAAGTTCTCTTAGGAGAAAAACTGGATCGCAAGCCTACGGATGAAGAATTACAGCGGGTGGCTATCCATGAGGGGGGCCATGCCTTGCTTGCCGAACATGTACGGCCTCATTCAGTGTCGCAAATCTCTATTCGCTCCCGGGGTAATGCTTTGGGCTATGTTCGTCACTATCCTAAAGATGATTTGTATCTTTATACCCAGGCCATGATTGAAGAACAGATTATGGTTGCCCTTGCCGGTGCCATAGCCGAGGAAGCCATCCTGGGTACGCGAAGTACCGGCGCAGCCGGTGATTATGAACAAGCCCTGCATATGGTGGAGAAAATGCTAGCCTCAGGAATGTCCACCCTCGGAGTCGTGGATGTGGCGAAATTAGGTGCTGAACAGCGTCAACAAGTCACTGGCGAAATACTTGAACAATTGGAGGAGAGGACCCGTCAGATTATCCTGGAGAGGAAGGGCCTCCTTGAGAAAGTAGTTCAGGTATTAAAAATTGAAGAAGTTCTTGATGGAGAAAGACTTCGCCTGCTTATTGAAGAGAATGCAGCTTAA
- the pgsA gene encoding CDP-diacylglycerol--glycerol-3-phosphate 3-phosphatidyltransferase yields MNLPNQLTLARIILIPIFMALLLIQFPKGQPIFPHQDFVAAMIFILAATTDGLDGYIARKRGQVTVLGKFMDPLADKLLVSAALIALVDLGDVPAWICWTILAREFAVTGLRAIASADGTVIAASKLGKIKTVSQVLAISLILLHDWPLSLFDIYLGQPFLYVALFFTIISGVDYLVKSMKFLKK; encoded by the coding sequence GTGAATTTACCCAATCAACTCACCTTAGCGCGGATAATATTAATACCCATATTTATGGCCTTGTTACTCATACAATTTCCTAAAGGTCAGCCGATTTTTCCTCATCAGGATTTTGTGGCAGCGATGATATTCATCCTGGCAGCTACGACGGATGGATTGGATGGCTATATTGCACGTAAAAGAGGCCAGGTTACAGTCCTTGGGAAATTTATGGACCCGCTGGCAGATAAGCTTTTAGTTTCGGCAGCATTAATTGCTCTTGTGGACTTAGGGGATGTGCCGGCGTGGATTTGCTGGACCATACTAGCCCGGGAGTTTGCAGTGACAGGATTAAGAGCCATAGCTTCTGCTGATGGAACCGTGATTGCAGCCAGTAAACTAGGCAAGATCAAAACCGTATCTCAGGTCTTGGCTATTTCTCTGATTCTGCTTCATGATTGGCCGTTATCTCTCTTTGATATATATCTAGGGCAGCCCTTTCTCTATGTAGCCCTTTTCTTTACGATTATTTCAGGTGTGGATTATTTAGTAAAATCAATGAAGTTTTTGAAGAAATAG
- the rimO gene encoding 30S ribosomal protein S12 methylthiotransferase RimO translates to MNKKVAIVTLGCPKNQVDSEIMTGHMMEKYQVVTEPEQADIIIINTCTFIESAKAESIDTILQMSQYKGEGQCKTLVATGCLAQRYGDELLAEIPELDGIMGTGNISEILQTLEEAEKSKVKKISAEAPAFIYDETMPRVRLTPKQYAYVKVAEGCDNYCTYCIIPHVRGHFRSRKQESILREVEAMASEGVKEVLLIAQDTTRYGKDLYGEYRLPSLIKEIAKIEGIEWIRLMYCYPELFTDELITVMKETPKVCRYLDLPLQHAHNKVLAEMNRRGTIQEAEGLIETLRREMPDIRLRTTMITGFPGETEEEFQTVLDFAKRIRFERLGAFAYSQEESTPAAKREDQVPEEIREQRRDELMRLQYDIAYEQQQRWVGQTLKVLIEEKLPDKRWVGRSEGDAPEIDGLVYVHSPGELEIGDFVQVKIREADSYDLVGEVVQ, encoded by the coding sequence TTGAATAAAAAAGTTGCTATTGTGACTTTAGGATGTCCGAAAAACCAAGTCGATAGTGAAATCATGACCGGTCATATGATGGAAAAATATCAGGTCGTGACTGAGCCGGAGCAAGCGGATATTATTATTATTAATACCTGTACTTTTATTGAAAGTGCCAAGGCTGAATCCATCGATACAATTCTCCAGATGTCTCAATATAAGGGCGAAGGACAGTGCAAGACTCTTGTGGCTACAGGGTGCTTAGCTCAACGTTACGGAGATGAGCTTTTAGCTGAGATTCCCGAACTGGATGGAATCATGGGGACTGGGAATATCTCAGAGATTCTGCAGACTCTAGAGGAAGCAGAGAAGAGTAAGGTTAAGAAGATAAGTGCTGAGGCCCCGGCCTTTATCTATGATGAAACTATGCCCAGGGTCCGCTTAACTCCTAAGCAGTATGCCTATGTCAAGGTGGCTGAAGGGTGCGACAATTATTGCACTTATTGCATCATTCCTCATGTGCGGGGGCATTTTCGTAGCAGAAAACAAGAGTCCATCCTTCGTGAGGTGGAAGCCATGGCTTCCGAAGGAGTTAAAGAAGTTTTACTGATCGCTCAAGATACTACCCGTTATGGAAAAGATCTCTATGGCGAGTATAGGTTGCCTTCCTTGATCAAAGAGATTGCCAAGATTGAAGGAATAGAATGGATCCGCCTCATGTACTGTTATCCGGAATTGTTCACTGATGAACTGATCACGGTTATGAAGGAAACTCCAAAAGTTTGCCGTTATCTCGACCTTCCTCTTCAACACGCTCATAATAAAGTATTAGCTGAAATGAATCGGAGAGGTACTATTCAAGAAGCTGAAGGATTAATTGAAACATTACGTCGGGAAATGCCTGATATTCGTCTTCGCACAACCATGATCACCGGGTTTCCCGGGGAAACTGAAGAAGAGTTTCAAACTGTTTTGGATTTTGCCAAGAGAATTCGCTTTGAACGCTTAGGGGCATTTGCCTATTCTCAAGAAGAATCCACTCCTGCCGCCAAGAGGGAAGATCAGGTGCCAGAGGAGATTCGCGAACAGCGACGTGATGAACTGATGAGACTGCAGTACGACATCGCTTACGAGCAACAGCAGAGGTGGGTGGGGCAAACCCTAAAGGTCCTTATCGAAGAAAAATTGCCGGATAAACGCTGGGTTGGTCGCAGCGAAGGGGATGCTCCGGAAATCGACGGTTTAGTCTATGTTCATTCCCCAGGAGAACTTGAGATTGGAGACTTTGTCCAGGTTAAGATTAGGGAAGCAGATAGCTATGATTTAGTGGGAGAGGTTGTGCAGTGA
- a CDS encoding YgiQ family radical SAM protein: MSPIKIPQFLPITKKDMKKRGWEELDFLLITGDAYVDHPSFGIAIISRVLEKHGYKVGIIAQPNWRDVQAFQVLGRPRLACLVSGGNLDSMVNHYTAAKKRRHRDVYSPGGKAGLRPDHATIVYANKVREAFPGLPVIIGGIEGSLRRFAHYDFWNDKVKRSVLLDSQGDLLVFGMGEKAIVEVANALKDGIPIDAIQGVRGTMVPWKKDIPEEVIQLPSFQDVVEDKRNYAESFWVQYNQQDPYYGKAMYQSHGHEGIIQYPPAYPLTQSEMDGVYALPYVGTYHPIYEKAGGVPAIEEVEFSLVSSRGCYGGCSFCALTFHQGRIVQGRSAESIVREAEQLTWSPRFKGYIHDVGGPTANFRRPACKAQLKRGACSNKQCLFPSPCAKADVDHTEYIELLRRLRGLPKVKKVFVRSGIRYDAVLADKNTSFLRELCEHHVSGQLKVAPEHISDKVLKRMGKPGKKVYERFVDDFKNINETLGKKQYLVPYLMSSHPGSGLREAIELAEYVRDMGVNPEQVQDFIPTPGSLSTCMYYTGLDPRTMEKVYVPRTMEEKAMQRALIQYRNPKNYDLVEKALKLAHREDLIGYGSQCLIRPRSQHKKSPGSVAKSSPSASLSRGKKRTDVKGKSRVKSRHKG, translated from the coding sequence GTGAGCCCGATTAAAATCCCTCAATTTCTGCCTATTACTAAGAAGGATATGAAAAAACGAGGCTGGGAAGAGCTGGATTTCCTGCTTATTACAGGAGATGCCTATGTGGATCATCCCAGCTTTGGCATTGCTATAATATCCCGTGTTCTGGAGAAGCATGGCTATAAAGTTGGAATTATAGCCCAGCCCAATTGGCGTGATGTTCAAGCGTTTCAAGTCTTGGGCAGGCCCCGCCTGGCCTGCCTCGTCTCCGGTGGGAATCTCGACTCTATGGTTAACCATTATACTGCAGCTAAGAAACGGCGTCATAGAGATGTCTATTCCCCGGGAGGTAAGGCAGGATTGCGTCCCGATCATGCCACCATTGTCTATGCCAACAAGGTCCGTGAAGCTTTTCCGGGGTTGCCTGTCATTATTGGCGGTATTGAAGGCTCTTTAAGACGATTTGCTCATTATGATTTTTGGAATGATAAGGTTAAACGGTCCGTGCTCTTGGATAGTCAAGGAGATTTGCTTGTATTTGGGATGGGTGAAAAGGCTATTGTCGAGGTGGCCAATGCCTTAAAAGACGGTATTCCCATTGATGCGATTCAAGGGGTCAGAGGGACCATGGTTCCTTGGAAAAAAGATATTCCGGAAGAAGTGATACAGCTTCCTTCCTTTCAGGATGTGGTTGAGGATAAGAGGAACTATGCGGAAAGCTTCTGGGTGCAGTATAACCAGCAGGATCCCTATTATGGCAAAGCGATGTACCAAAGCCATGGGCATGAAGGAATTATCCAGTATCCTCCGGCCTATCCTTTGACTCAATCCGAGATGGATGGAGTATATGCTCTACCCTATGTAGGTACCTATCATCCTATCTACGAGAAAGCAGGCGGGGTACCTGCCATCGAAGAAGTAGAATTCAGTCTGGTCAGCTCCCGGGGATGTTATGGAGGGTGCTCCTTCTGTGCCCTGACCTTCCATCAGGGACGTATCGTCCAAGGGCGGAGTGCGGAGTCCATCGTCAGAGAAGCTGAGCAGTTGACCTGGAGTCCACGATTTAAAGGATATATCCATGATGTAGGAGGACCCACGGCCAATTTCCGCCGCCCGGCCTGCAAAGCCCAACTTAAACGCGGGGCATGTTCCAACAAGCAATGTCTCTTTCCTTCCCCTTGCGCCAAGGCGGATGTGGATCATACAGAATATATTGAGCTCCTGCGCAGATTGCGCGGTCTGCCTAAAGTAAAAAAAGTCTTTGTCCGTTCCGGGATTCGCTATGATGCGGTTTTGGCGGATAAAAATACTTCCTTTTTGCGTGAACTGTGTGAGCATCATGTGAGTGGGCAGCTTAAAGTTGCTCCCGAACATATCAGTGACAAGGTATTAAAGAGGATGGGGAAGCCAGGTAAAAAAGTCTATGAACGTTTTGTTGATGATTTTAAAAACATCAATGAAACGCTCGGGAAAAAGCAGTATTTGGTACCCTATCTCATGTCCTCCCATCCGGGCAGTGGCTTAAGAGAAGCTATAGAACTGGCGGAATATGTTCGGGATATGGGGGTCAACCCGGAACAGGTTCAAGACTTTATTCCTACTCCAGGAAGTCTATCCACCTGTATGTATTACACAGGGTTGGATCCCCGCACCATGGAAAAGGTTTATGTACCTCGCACCATGGAAGAAAAGGCCATGCAAAGAGCCTTAATTCAATACCGGAATCCTAAGAATTACGACTTAGTGGAGAAGGCGCTGAAGTTGGCCCATCGGGAGGATCTCATCGGTTATGGTTCTCAATGCCTTATCCGTCCTCGCTCTCAGCACAAAAAAAGCCCTGGTTCCGTCGCAAAAAGCTCTCCTTCTGCCTCTCTGTCCCGTGGCAAAAAGAGAACTGATGTAAAGGGAAAATCCAGGGTTAAGTCCAGGCATAAAGGGTGA
- a CDS encoding YajQ family cyclic di-GMP-binding protein, with product MAKDSSFDIVSKVEMQEVTNAIHQAQKEIEQRFDFKNSKSSIELQDEKIILVSDDDFKLRNVIEILESKLVKRQISLKALDYGKVQPAAGDTVRQEVKLVQGISQDKGKEINKIIKDSKIKVSSSIQGDQVRVTGKNRDDLQAVIALLRKQDLGIDLQFINYR from the coding sequence GTGGCGAAGGATTCATCATTTGATATTGTTTCTAAAGTGGAAATGCAGGAAGTAACCAATGCAATTCACCAAGCGCAAAAGGAAATTGAACAGCGTTTTGATTTTAAAAACAGTAAATCTTCCATTGAGCTGCAGGATGAAAAGATCATCTTGGTTTCCGATGACGATTTTAAACTCCGTAACGTCATAGAGATTTTAGAGAGTAAACTCGTTAAGCGGCAAATCTCCCTTAAAGCCTTAGACTATGGCAAAGTTCAGCCGGCAGCCGGAGATACGGTCCGCCAGGAAGTAAAGCTTGTTCAGGGAATATCCCAGGATAAAGGAAAAGAAATCAACAAGATCATCAAAGACAGCAAAATCAAAGTATCCAGTTCTATCCAAGGGGATCAGGTCCGTGTAACGGGTAAGAACAGGGATGATTTGCAGGCGGTCATCGCCTTGTTGCGCAAGCAGGATCTGGGTATCGACCTTCAATTCATCAATTATCGTTAA
- a CDS encoding helix-turn-helix domain-containing protein has protein sequence MAGEGQILRNARVDKGWSLTQAEEVTKIRIRYLEALEEEAYHILPGATYTKGFLRTYAKHLGISPEEVLERYNASEQQPEKPLIVEPVPPPRKKPQWIKPALVAITGVVALVVVIGIASLSKPQGTNIAPENIITPLPTAPQEEIAQQPENTPPVQTPPQNPQNVIAQENEDVVAQLVFSQPCWIRVNVDGQFAFEGTFTQGATKELRAKEQIELVTVGNAGGLTVTLNGKAWPSLGAQGQVVHNIILKKDTESQVSLVP, from the coding sequence ATGGCAGGAGAGGGACAAATCCTTCGCAACGCTCGTGTGGATAAAGGGTGGAGCTTAACCCAAGCTGAAGAAGTTACCAAAATCAGAATCCGCTATCTGGAAGCTTTGGAAGAAGAAGCGTATCATATTTTACCTGGCGCCACCTATACTAAAGGGTTTTTAAGAACGTATGCCAAGCATTTGGGAATAAGCCCGGAGGAGGTTTTGGAACGTTATAATGCCTCAGAGCAACAACCGGAAAAACCGCTGATAGTTGAGCCTGTTCCACCACCCCGCAAGAAACCTCAATGGATTAAGCCCGCTCTTGTGGCAATCACCGGAGTAGTTGCTCTTGTGGTCGTTATCGGAATCGCTTCTTTGAGCAAGCCTCAAGGTACCAATATTGCTCCGGAAAATATCATCACTCCCTTGCCTACTGCGCCTCAAGAAGAAATAGCCCAACAACCGGAGAATACCCCACCGGTCCAAACCCCTCCGCAAAATCCCCAAAATGTTATCGCCCAGGAAAATGAGGATGTGGTGGCACAGCTGGTATTTAGTCAGCCATGTTGGATTCGGGTCAATGTAGATGGTCAGTTTGCTTTTGAAGGAACCTTTACCCAGGGGGCCACTAAAGAGCTGAGAGCAAAGGAGCAAATTGAACTTGTTACTGTCGGCAATGCCGGTGGTCTTACCGTAACACTTAACGGCAAGGCTTGGCCAAGCCTTGGGGCTCAGGGACAGGTGGTTCATAATATCATTCTTAAGAAGGACACCGAAAGTCAAGTCAGCTTAGTGCCCTGA
- a CDS encoding DUF3388 domain-containing protein: MITGRVYPEEQLYLEYVIQQNKPGLLGAVSTLLGMLEINILTVNGIGKDRRGFLLQYPSQDKVQALNSALAYVDSIQVTAFRSPTLFDRLALRHGQRLDMAESDPPTYHFIREELGLLVDFLGDTLKEGGNQFIGIRGVPRVGKTEAAISACVYANKKWILLSSTIIRQTLRTTLMLDEAEDSVFLIDGMTSTSRGDDAHWQLLNRVMELPTPKIIEHPDVFLRDGHIKRELDFIIEIRNQPQDEIRIDDVAISFSSFDIS; this comes from the coding sequence TTGATCACTGGTCGGGTATACCCGGAAGAACAACTCTACCTGGAATACGTGATACAGCAAAATAAACCTGGCTTGCTGGGTGCTGTCTCCACATTATTGGGAATGCTTGAGATCAATATTTTGACCGTCAATGGAATTGGGAAAGATCGCCGGGGATTTTTGCTTCAGTACCCATCCCAGGACAAAGTCCAAGCCCTTAACTCGGCTTTGGCATATGTTGACTCTATTCAGGTAACGGCTTTCCGATCTCCGACACTCTTTGATCGTCTGGCATTACGTCATGGGCAGCGTTTGGATATGGCGGAAAGCGACCCGCCAACCTACCATTTTATTAGGGAAGAATTAGGATTGCTTGTGGACTTTTTAGGGGATACTTTAAAGGAAGGCGGAAATCAATTCATTGGTATCCGAGGGGTTCCCCGGGTTGGAAAAACGGAAGCAGCGATCAGCGCTTGCGTTTACGCCAACAAAAAATGGATACTCCTTTCTTCTACTATAATCCGGCAAACCTTGCGTACAACCCTTATGCTGGACGAAGCCGAGGATTCGGTGTTTTTGATTGATGGGATGACAAGCACCTCCCGTGGAGATGATGCTCACTGGCAATTATTAAACCGGGTGATGGAATTACCTACACCAAAGATCATCGAGCATCCTGATGTTTTTTTGCGTGATGGTCATATTAAGAGAGAACTTGATTTTATCATTGAGATTCGTAATCAACCTCAAGATGAGATTAGGATTGACGATGTAGCAATTAGTTTTTCTTCTTTTGATATTAGTTAA